One Bosea sp. 685 DNA segment encodes these proteins:
- the ettA gene encoding energy-dependent translational throttle protein EttA: protein MSRQFIYHMRGLSKTYPGGKQILKDIHLSFYPDAKIGVLGVNGAGKSTLLKIMAGFDKEWTGEAWVAEGARVGYLPQEPKLDETLNVRDNVMLGVAPQKAIMDRYNELAMNYSDETADEMTKLQDEIEAKGLWDLDSKVEQAMDALGCPPDDWEVSKLSGGERRRVALCKLLLEQPELLLLDEPTNHLDAETTAWLEGHLRTYPGAILIVTHDRYFLDNVTSWILELDRGQGIPYEGNYSAWSVQKQKRLAQEGREDVARQKTLEREQEWVLASPKARQAKSKARIQRYDELVQKANNKGPDTAQIIIPIAERLGNNVVDFDNLSKGFQDKLLIDGLSFKLPPGGIVGVIGPNGAGKTTLFKMITGQDKPDSGTIAVGESVTLGYVDQSRDSLDDKKNVWEEISGGNDILYLGKREINSRAYCSTFNFKGGDQQKKVGSLSGGERNRVHLAKMLKAGSNVLLLDEPTNDLDVDTLRALEEALEDYAGCAVIISHDRWFLDRIATHILAFEGESHVEWFEGNFADYEEDKKRRLGIDSTIPKRIQYKKFSR from the coding sequence ATGTCCCGTCAGTTCATCTACCATATGCGCGGCCTGTCGAAGACTTATCCGGGCGGCAAGCAGATCCTCAAGGACATCCATCTCTCCTTCTACCCCGACGCCAAGATCGGCGTGCTCGGGGTCAACGGCGCGGGTAAGTCGACCCTGCTCAAGATCATGGCGGGCTTCGACAAGGAATGGACTGGCGAGGCCTGGGTCGCCGAGGGCGCGCGCGTCGGCTACCTGCCGCAGGAGCCCAAGCTCGACGAGACACTCAACGTCCGTGACAACGTCATGCTCGGCGTGGCGCCGCAAAAGGCGATCATGGATCGCTACAACGAGCTCGCGATGAACTATTCCGACGAGACCGCCGACGAGATGACCAAGCTGCAGGACGAGATCGAGGCCAAGGGCCTGTGGGATCTCGATTCCAAGGTCGAGCAGGCGATGGACGCGCTGGGCTGCCCGCCGGACGATTGGGAAGTCTCGAAGCTCTCGGGCGGTGAGCGCCGCCGCGTCGCGCTGTGCAAGCTTTTGCTCGAGCAGCCGGAGCTGCTGCTACTCGACGAGCCGACCAACCATCTCGACGCCGAGACCACCGCCTGGCTCGAAGGCCATCTGCGGACTTATCCGGGCGCGATCCTGATCGTGACCCATGATCGCTACTTCCTCGACAACGTCACCAGCTGGATCCTCGAGCTCGATCGCGGCCAGGGCATTCCCTATGAGGGCAATTACTCGGCCTGGTCGGTGCAGAAACAGAAGCGCCTCGCCCAGGAAGGCCGCGAGGATGTCGCGCGTCAGAAGACGCTGGAGCGCGAGCAGGAATGGGTTCTGGCCTCGCCCAAGGCGCGCCAGGCCAAGAGCAAGGCCCGTATCCAGCGCTATGACGAGCTCGTGCAGAAGGCCAACAACAAGGGGCCCGACACCGCGCAGATCATCATCCCGATCGCCGAGCGGCTCGGCAACAACGTCGTCGATTTCGACAATCTGTCGAAGGGTTTCCAGGACAAGCTCCTGATCGACGGCCTGTCCTTCAAGCTGCCGCCGGGCGGCATCGTCGGCGTGATCGGCCCCAACGGCGCCGGTAAGACCACGCTGTTCAAGATGATCACCGGCCAGGACAAGCCCGATTCTGGCACGATCGCCGTCGGCGAGAGCGTCACGCTCGGCTATGTCGACCAGAGCCGCGACTCGCTCGACGACAAGAAGAATGTCTGGGAGGAAATCTCGGGCGGCAACGACATCCTTTATCTCGGCAAGCGCGAGATCAATTCACGCGCCTATTGCTCGACCTTCAATTTCAAGGGCGGCGACCAGCAGAAGAAGGTCGGCTCGCTCTCGGGCGGCGAGCGCAACCGCGTCCATCTCGCCAAGATGCTGAAGGCGGGCTCCAATGTCCTGCTGCTCGACGAGCCGACCAACGATCTCGACGTCGATACGCTGCGGGCGCTGGAGGAGGCGCTGGAGGACTACGCCGGCTGCGCTGTGATCATCAGCCATGATCGCTGGTTCCTCGACCGCATCGCGACCCATATCCTCGCCTTCGAGGGTGAGAGCCATGTCGAATGGTTCGAGGGCAATTTTGCCGATTACGAGGAAGACAAGAAGCGCCGTTTGGGCATCGATTCCACGATTCCCAAGCGCATCCAGTACAAGAAGTTCTCGCGCTGA